attatatttatCAGGGTGTGTGTCGTTGATTTAGAAACATaagtgaaagaaataaaaaacatctgcagccatTTAAAAGCGattcaaagagaaacaaagcgTACATTTGTATTGAAGAACAGAATAGCAGCGGACTAgtgttaatataattaaaaagaggctaattaaaaacaagacaggtgttttatttcatggttTGGAGtctttatttttgattgaaTCATTTGATAGGAATGATTGTTTTCCTTCCACGTGCAGGCCCAGGTCTACTCAGTGCAGCAGCTTCATATGGAAATATTGCACTCaagtctttctgtgtggaatAACACGAGTGGGGTTACGCCGAGATTGCATCAGATACCCAATTACCAGACTCCTTCCACATGCCCTTCACCACAGTGTGGCACCATAATTAATTTGCTGTCATGTATGCTGTCTTTATACACTTTTCATGTCAAGGGCACCTAAGTGGAACGCAGAGCCGGGTTTTTGTTCCATGCAGATGGCTTTGTGGAGTTCTTCTCTTAATCTTTTCTTGGTATTGTTAAAATAAACCCTAAAAGGGAAGGATCATAAGTTGACCTCTATAGTACTGTGTATAATAATCTCTTTAGATtgcaaaacaggaaagaaaataagcCATTTAACAGTTTCCACCGTTTTCAGAAATGCAGTTTGACTGTTCTTGGAACAGACACGAGGACTGCAAAATGTTGTAATTTTTGACCAGTTTTTGAAACTTCCTCATTTGGTTCATTTGGTTACTGAGAAATGAGTTTCACAGTCTGTAGAACTGACTTCTCCATAAGaatgattaatcattttcagctgcaggaggatgTACCAGTTCTGTTCTCACACCTTTAAACATTATGTTCCCATTCTGTGATCGCACTAATCCTATTTAAGACTTGATCTGCCGTTTTAATAAGGTCTACTAGCCCAAAGATGGGTTTGCATTAGGATCAATAATTTATAAATATAGTCTATAAAATCTATAAACTTGTGAAACCATTTCTTACTAAGGTGAGGTCAGTATTGTCAAAGTAGATACTGAAAGAGAAATCAGTCGGAAGTGTCTGTTGCACAAAGTCAAGATATGACGTAAATGTGGGTTTTTATGAAAACTATGATTTGAGAAAACTTCTACAGCTACGTGATGAAATCTTTATGCTAAGGTAAGccaaccagctgctggctccagctacatAATTACATGTTAGAGTGGTATCAGGCTTATGATCTAATTCTTAGAAGTTAAAAAAGGTGAATGAACactgttgagaaaaaaaacatttattggtACACTggcaataaaagcaaaaataaaaaataaaatatatctccTAGCATAGGATAATCTCAGTATCTAAACATTCACTGTAGTGCACCAGTATTGATAAAACATGAGTGCACCATTCATTCATCTTCCATTCATAGTAAATACCATAGAGGGGGATTTCACCCTACTGTCCCAGCTCAATACAGCCTGGgagaaaaatgtaattcaaagctaaatagtttgtttgactaataataaataaactttaaaaaaaaaaagctgcaccCACCACAGTCTAACTCAATCAGTGAGATCGTGTAGGTCAGCTCTCAGACCCAGaaatgtttatatacagtaatatcAAAGGCAAAAAGCATCAAAAGCCTCAGTTATTCAATTGTGCGTCCAAGCAGATATCAGACAATCGGACAATGTTGTGGTGAGTTCTGTGtaagaaacattttcaaaggAACTGTATGTTGAGTACTCTTGGGGCTACGCCTTTATAGACTGTGTTCTTCGTAGTACATCAGTCAAGTGAGCGACTGGCCATGACTGGTCATTTTATTAAGTTCGTCTTGAGACAtaagtaaatgtgtttgtttttgggtgTGGCAAACAGGCTGGTTGTAACTCGATGACTGTTGCCTGCAATTTCTTCTAGTGAGACATTTAAAAACCCAGATGTTCACTTACAATTAAATTATCTTATATATCTGTTGTTCGAGAGATTCCTGAAATTTTCACACATCCTAAAACCAGAAGATGTATGCTTGGAAAGCTCTGAAACAACTCATTCATTACCAAAATAGTTGCATATGTAAAAAATGCATATGTACATGTGCTTGTAAAGATTACATCCTGACACCCGCAATGTAATCGAAGGCAAATACATTTCCAAAGAAGGAGCTGCTGGTGTGCATAAATCATACAGTGTGACTGACTCCTGCAACAATCTGTCTAAATAATAGCGAATAAGACTTGTAAAGTCGGACTTCAGCTGCATCAGTTTGTGAACCAAAATGTGCAGTGCTACAGTATAGTAACTGCcacagtttcttttgtttgttttttagtgcaATTTAACTTCCTTGATGACTTTTCAACATGCCACCAAATAATTGAAGGCACAACGTCTGTttgagcagagagaagaagagaagcacTCTCTCAACAATCTCCCGGTCTCACCAGTTAAACAGTCCAACACCTTTCAGTTCACTTCTCTCCACTGCAGAAACGTGTCAGGAGTCAGGTTTGTTATTTTGGGGATCTACCACAAGAGtgattttacagttttcttcctcctctgctgggACGTAGAGATTGGAGACACtggtctgaaaaaaaaaaaaaaagaaaatggctgtatgtgagagaatgtgtgtgGCAATTTAAAACGCATAACGAGCGGAAAATAAGGGAAAACAGTTAGCCTCACTGGGTGCAAAGATAATAAGATATGTCTAACAGCCCCTCTAATAGCTCACTCTCTGACACTTTATGTCTTGCTTGTTTAGTAGGTACAGAAAACAAAGCGCAAAAATGACTCATTAcgattgtgattgtgattgtgataataataataataataataaacccaCACAAACAATCACCTTATTGTTGTTGTCAGAAATATCGCTGAGGAGGTCCCGAGGTTTTGGTACTTTGGGGAAAATGATGTTCTTGTTCCTGTACAGAGAGAATGAAATATTAGAGAACAAGAACATGACaccaaataataacaataaacacgAGCCgagcaaaaagacaaagaccGAACATACTTCCTCCAACACACAAGAAGCAGGGCTGCCAGGATGACAATCAGCAATGGGATGACGATGGCGGCAGCCAGCAACACATTAGGATTTGTATCTGCATCTGAAAAAAAACCAAGAAAGTATATAAATGTGACTTACACAGCTGTTTCATAatttaaagcaactttttttgCTGTCAGTGTCATTCTTAATACAACCACTAGATGACAGCAAAattggccacacacacacacacacacacacacacacacacacacacacacgccatacCAAATTCATACGGAATACTCCATGGTGTCTCCCACTTGTGAAGCTCCGACTCTGCTTTAATCTTCATGTTGTACCCACAGTGAGGGACTCTGGAGAGATTATATGAGGTTCCTTCAGTTACGTCTATcttctgtaaaaaaagaaatgaaggcACAACACTGACTTATCACCTGGTTGAGTAACCGTTTTCCAAACAGTAATGAATAATGACGTTCTGTGGAAGCAGAATATAGTCACACCTGAGAATCTGACAACTACTGGTGAATTTGAACTTGATGGAAAAGTGGAAATGGAAACTTTAGGGGAAGAGTCAGGGGATCACCTCTGGCACCATATGTATTCCTAATTGTTGATACAGGTTTTTGGGATATCTTAGCAAAAGCCAAAAGGCTGCTTACGTGGAAAAAACCTATAATCATTTTCTTGTTAACATAACCCTAACCCCGTCAGagcagggttagggttagtgagGGACTTTTGTTAGAGCTGAGTGGTAGacataatatgttttaatacGAAACCTGACTGTAAATATAACGTTTGTATGTTTACACGAAAACTCTGGTAAGTACCTTTACGTTTACAGGGAAATTCAAGCCATATCTTTTCAATTtggtactttttaaaataaaataattcaatgCTAGAACGTCAGTGGTGTTCAAAGGTTCCATATTTCACtcttttatgttgtattatttgaagttttaaaaacCCTATATATGTTTGAGGTTTTAAGTACAAAAAACATCTCAATATAGTTTTACAGTTCTCTTTGGAGCTGATAATGGTGAATAATTTCTGATTTCTGAATTTCAGATTGTAGCATACCTGGACAGTGGCTGAGGGCGTGACTgtatagttgtgacatcacaagtTTTTAAAAGTCCTGATGGCTTGTTAAAAAGCGCTGTTTCTGAATGTGCGCTCTTTGCATTGAGTGTTTTGATACTTTCACAGTATTTACGTTGTGCCTATACctgttttatgatttataaaaaaataaggttttgcactttttttttgcacttctcTAAAATATGGGACTTCCACATTATAagggatcagtgtgtaggatgtagtggcatctagtgtAGTGGCTGATTGGAACATAGTTGCCtgttcctctccttcctagcatggagaaactacagtggctgtgaaacatcTTTCTTATTTGATCACCTGAGATCAAATAAGAAAAGTTCTATATAAAAACAGTGACAACTAAAATGTTGTAGTGTAGTGGGTCTCTTACCTTATTTTCACTGCATTCGGTGTAATTGATTATAAATTTCCCTCCTCTTATGTCAGGTGCAGTCCAGTTTATAATGAATTCATTCCCGGCATTAGTGACTGTCCAATGGAGAGCAGGAGGTTTCACTGTGTACACAAAGACATCACACAGAGATAGTAACTACAATCCAGCCATACACAATCATAACATATTATAAATCAActaatatgttaaaaaaaaaactaaaaaacatgaGACATGAGGCTTATTTTTCGCTCTGCTAAAATGGTTGCATTGTGTGTTGTCCAAAGTGTTGGATTGTGTCATACCATTACACAAGTACATATAGATATGTAGTCACATTTCCACACCACAATAACTGCTaaaagaaaggacagaaagCAACTTCTCTTAATACTCTGACCAAGACTAAATGGGGAAGCAGGACATATTTCAACATAGTGTTTCCTCCATAGAACTCTTGATACTTAATTAGCACTGGTCAGTCCACTTGCTGCCTACCTTGAAAGTCAAGACTGAAGATGTTTATGTAAGTCTCGTTGTCCCGCGTTTCATTAATCAGGATGTGGATCTTGTAGTAGTTGTGTGCAGTCAGATTGCAACCAGTTCTGCCATCATGAGTGGACAGTGGGCACGCTCTTAAGCGGAAGTTTTCTTCGTTAACTCCTCCACCATCTTCTAAccttgaaaagaaagaaaagtgatttACTTTCATGCTGTACAATATTCTCGAATTCCTACAAGAAACACAGGcgataaataaaatgaacactTCAACAAGCCCAATCCTGCCCTGAGTTTGCTACTTAGACGTTCAAAAACATAGATAAAACCTAAAAATTGCTGAGAGGTTAATGAAAGGATCAACACCACTCATACCACCTATTGTTTTGATTCTGCTGATCCTGTCAGTAATCGACTATGGtttcttgtcaacaaat
Above is a genomic segment from Larimichthys crocea isolate SSNF chromosome XIV, L_crocea_2.0, whole genome shotgun sequence containing:
- the LOC104924051 gene encoding uncharacterized protein LOC104924051 isoform X1, which gives rise to MFQSLDLFGLSCLFLTVTCQEGNISQPQNVSLVWVGDFKVRLSWARPQDLRENCKYKVGELHRGEEATISTPSWEGRVPMDRGFLQVSVRTVCDRQTSPPVFKNLTYPELVKNLECNIHTSKHTRCSWIPVSGHSPSFFYELEDGGGVNEENFRLRACPLSTHDGRTGCNLTAHNYYKIHILINETRDNETYINIFSLDFQVKPPALHWTVTNAGNEFIINWTAPDIRGGKFIINYTECSENKKIDVTEGTSYNLSRVPHCGYNMKIKAESELHKWETPWSIPYEFDADTNPNVLLAAAIVIPLLIVILAALLLVCWRKNKNIIFPKVPKPRDLLSDISDNNNKTSVSNLYVPAEEEENCKITLVVDPQNNKPDS
- the LOC104924051 gene encoding uncharacterized protein LOC104924051 isoform X2; amino-acid sequence: MDRGFLQVSVRTVCDRQTSPPVFKNLTYPELVKNLECNIHTSKHTRCSWIPVSGHSPSFFYELEDGGGVNEENFRLRACPLSTHDGRTGCNLTAHNYYKIHILINETRDNETYINIFSLDFQVKPPALHWTVTNAGNEFIINWTAPDIRGGKFIINYTECSENKKIDVTEGTSYNLSRVPHCGYNMKIKAESELHKWETPWSIPYEFDADTNPNVLLAAAIVIPLLIVILAALLLVCWRKNKNIIFPKVPKPRDLLSDISDNNNKTSVSNLYVPAEEEENCKITLVVDPQNNKPDS